One Exiguobacterium sp. BMC-KP genomic window, TTGCAGAAAAGGTTCCAACGTTTTTGTTTAGTTTCTGTAATAATACCTATAAAAAAGAACGATCCGGAGACCGTTCTTCGATAGGCATTACACGTCCACTCGACTCCTATAGTAAAAAGCGCGTCTGCGCTGTCAGAGACGAACAAGACCCGGCTCTGCGTCAAAGACGACAGAGTCGCGGCTTGTGTCTCGCCTGAGGAAAGCGAGTGGAAAAGTCGTGATGCTTATTTCAATTAGACCGCCAACACGTGGAACTGATAACCACGATGCACGACGAATCCCGCTTCTTTGTAAAGATCAAGTGCACGGTCGTTATCCGTTTCGACGTCGAGTTCAAGCTGTGTTCGACCAGTTCGGAACAACGCTTGAACCATCAACTTCAACATCTTTTTCCCGTAGCCGTTGCCTTGGGCTTCCGGACGAACGGCGAACGCATGGATGCTCGCTTGTGTATCGGAAGCAAGGTAAGCACGGATGACGCCGACCGATTTACCGCTCGCGACACCGATGAACGTGATCCGGTCGTCGGATTCGATTGCTTGATAGATTGACTCTGCTTCTTCGTCCGTATTCCCGAACGATTTACCAAGTGTCTCGACGATGAACGGACGGTCGTCCGCTGTCGCTTCCCGTAGTTCGAAATCAGGGTCCGCTTTTAGGAACAATTGCGCCTTCTTCAAAATCATGTTGTACTCCGTCATCCGGTACTCAGCCCCTAACCGTCCAAGAACAGCTTGACCTGATTCACTGGCGTCATCAATGACGAACGTGAATGCTTCGACGCCTGCTTCCGTCGCCCGCGTGCGTGCTGCTTCGACGAGTGCCGTGAAGATACCTTGTTTCCGGTAATCCGGATCAACGAAGACGTTCAATTCCCATTCCGTCGGTAAATACGCGAATGCTTGCAAATATCCAATCAATTTCTCACCATCATAGATGGCGAAATCGTTCTCGCCAACCCAATCGGCTGCGACTTTTAATTCAATGCCATCATGATCGTTGACACATTTTTCGAGTTGTAATACATCTGTTGTCTGTTTGACGTCTGTGACGTTCCATTCCATAATTCACTCACCTCATTTTTAACTATACCGAACGAATAAAAGAAGCACTAGCAAAAGCTAGTGCTCATTGCAGTTTGAATGTCTTCATCATCTGCGGGACGTCCTTAACGATCAAGTTCTCGATCGCTTTCTTGCCAGCAGCGCCTTTAACGGCTTCCGTTGGTAAGACGTAATAGTACGTTTTACTACCTTTCGTCCCGAGATATGTACCATATCCGATTTCACGGTCGAATTGTTTTTTTGAGAGCTTCTTCGGCTCGTAGTTCAAGTTGACGAGTAGTTGATCGGCTCCCTTGACTTTATAGTACAACGCGAACGTCCCACTGCGTGTCACGACACCGTATTTTGACTTGACGGTCTTGTTCTTGACAAGTTCGACCTTGTCTTGCTGAATTGCCTTTTTCAACGCGTCTGTCGTCTTGACTGTGTAGCCGAACGTCTTATTTTCGACGACTCCTTTACTATACGTCACGTTACTTGCGGCAAAGCCCGTCACCGGAGTCAGACATGCTCCGAGTAAGACTCCTGTCATTGCGATTCGTTTCATGCTGACTCCCCCTAAAATGATTGATAGTAATGGATTCCCTTTTGTGAAATAGGTAAACTCTATTCTCGAAAAAGATTTGACGGAATTGTCTAAATTTCTTACGATAAGGATAACGAAACGAAATGGGGTTAAAGCGATGACTGAACAAGAACAATTAACGCAAGAACAGCTCGATAACTTGCTCAAAAATGCGTTTGCAATGCAGGTTCCGATACTCGAGAAGTTCATGAAGGATACACACGATCGCTATGCGCTAGCAACGACGTCATTCAAACGTGACATGGAAGCGATGAAAGAGACGGAATGGCATCAGTTCTTCGCGAGTAAACTGTTACCTCACTTCTTCCTCGAGCACCTCGGATTCGGTGCCTCGTTCCGCTTCAACGGACACGATAAGGAAGTCGATCTTCCAGAAAACGTCGTCCCAGTACGTAATGATGCCGATGAGCAAATCGACAAAGTCGTCCTCGGGGTCAAAAAGGCGATGCAAGACGAGCACATCAAGAATCACGATCTCGTCGCGAACTTCTATAAGGAAACACTCGAACTCGCTTGCCAGATGGGGAGTCGCGTCGGAATGAGCGATGAATTCTATACTCTCGTCAAACCAAGTCTCGTTCATGCGAACGAAGGCGAATAATCGTTGAAGTCAACAGAGGTCAGTTCCGGATTAACTCCGAGAACTGACCTCTCTTTTTACGTGTCTAATATAGTCCAATCAAAACTGAACGTAGAAAACTGCCCCGCCACCACTCCGGTCACGGACACCGTACTCGAATTGATGACTATCAAGAATCATTCGACTAATCGCAAGACCAAGTCCGTGTCCGGCACTGCCTTCTTGTTTGACGTAGACGTCCCAAATCGTTGCCCGGTCCTCAATGCGAACTCCTACTCCCTCATCTTCGACCGTCAATTCGTCATCCGTTAAACGAACGGTGACCGTTCCACCGACTGGTGAAGCAAACCGCGCGTTCATCAGGAAGTTAATCAAAACACGTTCGAACATTCGTGGATCAAGGGACTGCCTCATCGAATGAAGATCCGTCGCAAGCGTCAGTCCTGCTTGCGTGAATGTTCCGCGCAGGCGTTCGACCGTCATCGATACGAGTTCATCAAGTGCTACCTCCTTCTTTTCAAGCGGCATCCGTCCACCGGCAAGCTTTGAATAAAGTAACGTCTCATCAATCAGATGACCAAGTCGATCCGTCTCCTCGATGATGCTCGTCGTCACGTCGGGCAGTTCGGCGACAGGAATAACACCTGCTGCAAGCGCCTCGGTCTCGTTTCGGATGATTGCGAGTGGTGTCCGCAAGTCGTGTGTGATCCCGGCAATGAACGTCTTTTGTAGATGATCCTTCTGTTTCAGTTGTGTCTGCATCTCATCAACCGCGTCAATTAATTCGCCGACTTCATCTTTCGGTCGCGCTGGCAGGACGACATCCATTTCGCCGGCACCAATCTTTTGAGCGACGGACCGAAGTGTGACGATCGGTCGCGTCAAGTGCCGTCCCATATAGTAAGCAAGCAAGGATGCCAGCAGTAACGTCACGAGTAAGGCAAGTCCGATTGCGATATAGACACCGTCGAGGGCACTACTCGCAAGCGGTGCTTGGCGAACCGTCGTGATGCGGGTTCCGTCAACGGTCAGCTGATACGTCAGTAACCGTTCGTCTTGAACTTCGATGACATCTTCTTTCTTTAAATCATCGAGAAGTGGTAACCGTCCAGCGGGTCCGCGCGCGCCAATGCGTTGCGTCAATCCGTCCGTCGTCAAAAATCCTTGGATATCACGTGGAATCGGAGTGTCTGCCTCAAGGGACTGTTTGATGATGTTCGCTTCCCGCGCCAGTTGGTCATACCGTTCGCCTTCCGCAAACCGATTGACGAGAAACGCCGTCAAGACGAAACTGAGAACACCCATGACCAGCAACGGACCGACGACAGCGTATAAGAACTTTCGCATCAAAGAACGTCGTTTCATTCAATCGCCTCCAATCGATAGCCGACCCGGTGCACTGTCTTCAATTGTTGTTTAATGACGGGTAACTTGTCGCGCAGTTGCTTGACGTGCGTATCGACGGTCCGTGTATCGCCACCGAATGCATAGCCCCAGACATCGTCAAGAATTTGATCCCGACTGAGTGCCTCACCGAGATGTTCAATAAAGTAAAGCAACAGTTCGAATTCCATCTTCGCGAGACTGACCACGCGTTCACCGGTTTTCACTTGGCGTCCCTTTTCATCAATCGTCAAGTCACCGAACGCATAGCGAGCGACCGGACGAACTTTTAATGCCCGCTCGAGCCGGATCGTCAACTCCTTCAGGACGACCGGTTTGACGAGGTAATCATCAGCACCAAGTTCGAGTCCGAAGACACGATCATCTGCCTCCCCGCGCGACGTCATCATGAAGACGACCGGTGGCTGAACTTGTGATTTGATGCCTGGCACGAGCGACCAACCGTCT contains:
- a CDS encoding GNAT family N-acetyltransferase; protein product: MEWNVTDVKQTTDVLQLEKCVNDHDGIELKVAADWVGENDFAIYDGEKLIGYLQAFAYLPTEWELNVFVDPDYRKQGIFTALVEAARTRATEAGVEAFTFVIDDASESGQAVLGRLGAEYRMTEYNMILKKAQLFLKADPDFELREATADDRPFIVETLGKSFGNTDEEAESIYQAIESDDRITFIGVASGKSVGVIRAYLASDTQASIHAFAVRPEAQGNGYGKKMLKLMVQALFRTGRTQLELDVETDNDRALDLYKEAGFVVHRGYQFHVLAV
- a CDS encoding HAMP domain-containing sensor histidine kinase, with translation MKRRSLMRKFLYAVVGPLLVMGVLSFVLTAFLVNRFAEGERYDQLAREANIIKQSLEADTPIPRDIQGFLTTDGLTQRIGARGPAGRLPLLDDLKKEDVIEVQDERLLTYQLTVDGTRITTVRQAPLASSALDGVYIAIGLALLVTLLLASLLAYYMGRHLTRPIVTLRSVAQKIGAGEMDVVLPARPKDEVGELIDAVDEMQTQLKQKDHLQKTFIAGITHDLRTPLAIIRNETEALAAGVIPVAELPDVTTSIIEETDRLGHLIDETLLYSKLAGGRMPLEKKEVALDELVSMTVERLRGTFTQAGLTLATDLHSMRQSLDPRMFERVLINFLMNARFASPVGGTVTVRLTDDELTVEDEGVGVRIEDRATIWDVYVKQEGSAGHGLGLAISRMILDSHQFEYGVRDRSGGGAVFYVQF
- a CDS encoding response regulator transcription factor, which codes for MNVLLIEDEQKLAQVTARFLRHHAYEVTIAGSLAEAKQCLTTAFDAVLIDVRLPDGDGWSLVPGIKSQVQPPVVFMMTSRGEADDRVFGLELGADDYLVKPVVLKELTIRLERALKVRPVARYAFGDLTIDEKGRQVKTGERVVSLAKMEFELLLYFIEHLGEALSRDQILDDVWGYAFGGDTRTVDTHVKQLRDKLPVIKQQLKTVHRVGYRLEAIE